The region ATGTAGATATCTGAAAACCACACACACCGAACGTTGATTTTATGTTCACTTTTGTACACACAACCAAATCCAAATGTATTAAATGTAAGATACAAACCTGCATTGCGTCTCGCCTCGAATCTCAATGGATGTGGCTGTTTCTTTCGTCACCGGGCGTCTGGATAAGGAGTTTTTCGCCGCTTGTCGTTTCTCCGGCGATCAATTAATTATCGAATTTAGGCAAAGAACATGACAAACTGGTTTCGCTCTCGACAAGGTGCCATACATATGTATGGGAAATTAGCAGTCCGTCGAAAATAGAATGAACACGGAATGCTGAAATcaaaatcattaaaatgtGGGTGCCCAGTTCGCGCTGGGGAGCATTAGCCTAAAATTTAGTTTGTAAGCCTCTCGGCTGTAAGAATCTTTCGATGAAAAGCGTGGGGCAGCTGTCGTTGTGCTAATGCTACTGAAAGGCGGTGACGTCAGGCCGCCCCACAAATTGATCTCAAGGTCGAGTCGACGGACGCGTTTTCATTTCACTTGGCACACTTGACTGCGGGCTGCCTCAAAATATGTTATTGCATTTGCCCATTAAGCGAGATACTTGTGGCctgtatcttgtatcttcTGGATCGGCCCCAAGTGAATCCAATTGATGGAAAGGGTGACTGACTGGAGCAGTGCAAAAGGCGCTGCTCACTTTCCACAGTGGTTAGCTGGCCATAGAGATCGCGTCGCGGGCAGACGATAAGATTAAATTTCTAAACAATTGTTGTGTATTGTGTGTATTGCCCGTGGGTACATATGTAAACTATTAATTGTTCAACaaaagccagccagccagcacACGGGCCCGTTGATATATGACATTTACAGCCCTGAAATGTAGAACGCAGTGTCTGTGTTGCTAGTTGGATAACCAATTATTACCAGATGCAGATTAAAAAGCCTTCTATCCATTTAACAACATTGCACTTTATTCATATTGACTGCATTAGTAGAGCTTAAGCGTACACACATATTCATATGGATATTACTGGTATAAATTAGGGAGCAGCTGCCTGGTATGGCCTGCCCTTTTGGGTTTTATTCAACAACTTTCTAGACTAACATTAATGGGTTCAGGCTTATGCGCTAGATTAGTTTAGTTATCAAAACACACAATATATACACCGCCAAAGTGCTTTCGCCTATGAACCCTCAACTCAGTGGCTCAACCTCTAAACAGTGGCTCGAGATTCCTTGCAGTGGTTCCCTCTGAGAGTTATATAATCTTCATGGGCTTTGTTAATACCCAGGGCGTATAGACAACAATGAATGGGTGTTATCAGACTCGAGGGCCCACTTGTCCCACTGTTCGTTTGGCAAATTCGAGTTGATAATTCACATGTGTGCCGGGTACATATGTTTAGCTTTGCCATAAATATCGCCGCCTTccgagtgtgtgcgtgtctAAATAAACTACGGCTGACATCATTTCTGTTAACTCATTATATCGCAAGACACGGTTTCGTAAAGTGATTAGTTAGTACATCCTACAGCACTGGGCCCGGCATCCACCTCCTCCGCAAAGGCGACTGAATCCATTGGCCTGCAAGAGAGATGAGAGCAGAAATTCGGTTTAAATCGCAGCAAAACAAGCTCGTAAATTCCAATCTGCCATATATGTGGGGTGTACGCGTATAATTGCTTAATTGCGGATCAAATAGATCATTCGATGCGAGCAAACAATGGGGGCCCCTCTTtccaatattaatattattttatttttagacccCTCCGCGGGCTCTATGTACACTAACTCCCATCCGAACCTCGTCGGGAGTggaataaatggaaaaaataaacccAGACGTGCCTGGAATAGGGGTTTCTGTGCGGTTTTTCTAAAATGCGCAATTGACGCCCGCCCCCGGCCGCTTCgtttgaatttatttcaaCTTTTGCGCTATATACAGACCTAAAATCGATTTCTACGAACCTCTGTTTATTTGCATACGCCGCCCCATAGCCTCTGGCGGAGGAAAAATTCCGAAAATTCAAGGTGGAATCGCTTGAACTTTTGAGAATGTTCTCGGTGAGATCTCTTACTCTAATCAAGTGATTCCAAAATATGTATCTTTAAGGCTAAACAAACAACGCGGCAATAACTATAAACTTGTCTGTGGGCAGATCTTTTTTTAGCCAAATGTTCGCCTCTTTCATTATAGACCAGCGGATCACCTGGCGGCCTGATAGCGAATATGGGGGGCTAGCATGGCACTGCACAGTTAGGAGCTTTGGCCTTATCAGACGACCTCGGCACATGACCGTGGAACCGGGGGAAATTAATCAAATCGAAGGAAAGGCCCAGCAGGGCCGCCGCCTGGGTGCGGTCCTCCAGCATTTGGCAGGTTCTTCGATACCGATTCCCATCCCAGAATCGAATCCCCATCATTTATGGGCGACTGACTCATGACAGAGACTTCCGTTGCGAAAAACGTGTAGCTTCTATGTGGCgcttgtatatatatacacacagaTGTCTGGCTGTGTGTGCCCGGCAGTATATGGAAACCGTTGGGCAAACAAACAGCCAGGGCGTtatgtaaaataaacaaaaccaagACGAACCCCACGGAAGGGCCCCGGAAACCGAAGcgtttttaatagttttcccaTTTGCAGCGCAGAACGATGATGGGTTTACAGTGACAACTTGGTAGGGCAAATATTGGACTTTGGGCGGCGAAAGGGGTTCTACGAGGAAAGCCAGCGAAAGATGGCAGAATGTGTAGTTCCGAAAGCACAACTAAGgtctattttaaaacaaacaacagGGAAAGTCtctctaaaaataaagatGTCTCAACCAAGTCGCggaaacattttgttttagaCAAACACATATAGGATGCTTAAAACAAATTAGTGCGGAAAGCAAATGGTTTCACAGAAGTAACCTATGCATAAAAAGTTAGTATAGTTGATAAGTATCTCAAATAGTTGATAACTTTTTCAAGAGCTTTTTCTAGAAACCTTGGACAACGAATATTCTAATGATAAAACCAGTAGGAATATATTCTATttgattttcaaaaattaataattatacatattttctaatttcctaatctaataataaaaattgtatctataaattaaataatattatttttcaaatttgacTTTAGGATTTGCTTGTtcaaaaataccttttttagaatttttataacataaccttattatttattaaattttcaaacattGGTTTTTGCAACTCTTAGAACTTCCTGTCCTTCTTTCCGAAGGACCACTGTAATCGGCAATTACGCCTCCCAAGGCCGGGCCGCACCCAAAAATGCTCTTTTATGACCCCACAAAACTGCACCCGTCATGCGTCTCACCTGCCTGTGCGCCACTCCACTCCGCGTGGAAAGTGGAACCCTGCCCGCTGACCTGTTGACCCTTGCCGCGCCCCCTGCCTACAGGACGTAGTTGCGCAGCTTTTCGGTGGGCAGCGTTCGATTGGCAAAGGAGACGATGGCCGCCGCCGGCTGGCTGACGGACAAATCGCAGAAGACATGGCACTGGTTGTCCGTGGAGCTGTGCGACCTCCTGGCCACGAACGCGAAGATGGTCTTCTTGTCCAGCTCGCCCTCGCCGGTCCACATCCGGTTCTCCGGATCGATGGCACAGTGCGAGATGACATCCGCCGTGTAGTGCTTGCGGAAGAACTTCTTCCTGGTGTTATCCGTCAGAGTAATCCCCTGCGAGGAGACCTTGAAGTGCACCTCCGTGGGCTGCGGCGCGGGATGCAGGGCGTACATCTGCCGGATGGCCTTGCGGATGGCCTCATTGCCGGTCAGCGATTCCGTGTCGCAGGAGTAAAGCCACAGTACATTGGTGGCCGCCCCGTGGGCGAGCAGATGCTGCTGGGCCGGCGTGGTGGCCCTCACCGGAGGCACTATGTCCCGATCGGGCAGCCGGAGCAGGCAGGGCAGCGCCAGCTGGTTTATGGAATGCTCGAAGACCAGTGCAGACAGTGAAGTGAACACCGGCTCGTCATCGCAGCCCTTCAGATGCACTCCCCCCTTGGTGGGTTCGATGAGGAAGTGACGCACGAGCTCCTGCGAACCAGCCGGTGGCTGGGCCACCCGCACCACCAGGCCATAGGAGTCCTTGTACGTGGTGGAATCCCGCACCAGGAAGGTGCCCGGCTGGGCGGAGGCCAGCAGGGCGATGGCATCCTCGCGCGTCAGATTGGGCTTGTACCAGAACTTGGCCGAACTCCGGGCGAATCTCACGGAGTCGGCGTGCACCTCCAGCGGCTGCGGCGCAAGTGGCACTCCGCGGCGTGGCCCTGTTTGGTAGATGGCCTCCGGGGGCAACTGGGTCGTTGCCGACGGGGACGAGGAGGATGATGACGATGCCCCAAAAGGAGTGCGCGGCGTGACCGGAAAGGCGGGCGTTTCTGGCCTGCTGGTGGGACTAGGCGTCGTCATCTGCGGCTGGCCATTGGTATTTGGGTTGCTCACTCTCTTCGTGCTGGTGGCATAGATGGGCGAAGCTGgtgctggagctggagccgcAGCTATGGCCGGCAATGGCAGCGGCGAGGTGGACTTGGATGTCGATGTGGATGCGGAGAGATCGCGACGTGTGCGCGTGAGTGTCTCCTCCAGGTGGTTCTGGCCATAAACGGCGCCCAGTTGCTCCAGCGGCTGGCGTTTGTGGGTCGTTTCCAAGCTGTTAATTGTGTGATAATTGCGTTCCATGGTCCGGCGATTGACCACGCCATCTGGCACATCCTGCTCCAGTCGCAGATCCTCGAACTGGATGTTCCGCGTGGTATAGGGAGTGGGCTCCGGCTTGACATCATCCAGGTTCAGGTTGAACTCGAAGTCGTAGTTGTATTTGCTGGACTGACCATTCGAGGGGCTCTTTCGGTACAGggtgccattgccattgctgCCATTCCTCAGCCCGCTGCCATAGGAATCGCTGGGATAGTACTGCCGCTGGGGCGGTGGAGGAGCTACTCTGGCCCGCTCCCGCTCCCcggacgacgaggacgactCCCTGTCCAGGCTCCTATACTCGTTGTAGACCTTCTCCCGTCGCTCCCGCAGCAGCTGCTCGAAGTTGTCCCGCAGCGGGGTCGGAGTCGTCGGCGCCGCGCTGCTCGACCTGTAGTGGTACGTGTTGGCAATGGTGTTGGTGTTCGTCGAGCTGGTGGGACTGCCGCCTTGGCCCAGCGTTTTGCGCACCAGCAAAGGGCTCGTCAGGCGGGCGGGCGGCTTTATCATATCGCCTCCCGAACTCCCATTATTATTGGTAGCACTGGTGGTATTGGTAGTATTGGTGCCAAAATCAAAGTCTAGAAAACTATCCGCCCGCGTCGGCGTTGGCGTTTTGCGCAGCGGCGTCGGTGTTTTGGCTATCCCATAGCTGAACGGCAGAGAGTTCTCGCGCGCGTGATAAGGTATGCCGTTGCCATTACCATTGCCATTGGCGGTTCCAGTGCCACCGCCAGCGCCACTTATATAGCCATTTCCATTCGCCTGCCCATTGCCATTCGCATTATAGTTTTTATAgtaattattgttattattggcCGCGGTGTATTGGTATTGGTACTTGTGGTCGGCGGCAGCAGCGCTTTCTTCGTACGGCGACCGCATTGTTTCGCGAATTCCAAAAGACTGATTGAAAAAATCGAGAAGATACAACTCGAGCCGTAGAGTGGCGCTGCGCTCTCTCGCGCGGCTCTCTATCTGAGTATCCGCGTATCTCGCTCACGGCGTTTGTTGGCCAACAAACAGCGAGGCAACCTCCTCGGTGTGAGTGGGCACAGTGGGCTAGGCTCTACTCCATCTAAgtcatattcaaaaatatattttttgactaGGTAACCAACCtggcgtatgagcaatttTTGTTGCTTGCTTAGGATTACAGTGCGTATGAGCAATGtgcgtatttttattttttttttttacccaattaaaagtaaaaattgtcCATCTTAACTAGTAAAATTAatgcaatatttttctttcatttggtaatccattttaaatattgttcaTTTCCACTAACTAAAGCAAACCCCTTCATATATTACAAAAGTgagagaaaaacaaaaaaataatcccTGTAAATATTGCAAAAGTGAGAAAACAACATACTCTCAACATACAATCCtcttaaatattgaaattttacAACGTTAAGAGTATACGCCCACTGTGCCTGCACAAACACACGGCCACAAGGTGTTGGAAGCCAAGAGAGATCGCTCCATTAGAGAGGAGCTTGCGAGAGCGACGCGGCGAGTGGGAGCCAGGCCGGAGCGAGAGGAGCGTCGGTGATGTCATCCCCACTTACTTACGAATACACACACACGAAGGAGGCCCAGCCAAACGAACGAACTAATCAAAACAAGCAATCGAAGCCTATACAGATTAGGGGCCCGTAAAGTTCGATCCACGCACGTTGGACGCGAATTCCGATCAAAGAACCCGCATCTGGCACTTCCAATAAGAGACCAACGTGCGCAGAGTTCTTATTGGACTCCAAATGATAACAGCTGTGAGGGATCCGTCTCTCTTATTAgcatctctctctctctcgcttaCTCCCATACAAATCAACCCCAATTGGTGGCCTTTTGAAATGGTAATTCGCCGACGGCACCCACTGTAGCGGCTGGCACGTTCTGCCACTGCATTCTTCGCGTTTTCATCAATTAAATTGCCCCTGCTTCTCTAAATGGGCTACATTTGCTTTCGGGGCGGTGGGAGTACAACAGACGATCGTTTATGCCATTTAAACGGGATTTTCTTTATCAATCAATGGCGGTCTTATTTCCCAGCAGGTTCGGGTTGCACTTTCCCAATGAACTTTTGCGGCTATTACACATACACAAGCCCACAAGAGGCCAACAagagtgcactgggaaaaaatgttCTCGTTTTGCAGACTCcaataaaaactttgtttatataaaaaagaataaatatacatgATTTGAAAGCTGGATAGGTATTTTCGCCTTTTAAAGCTCTATTGGCaaatctaaaaaattttaatggaaaaatttCACTGATAAGTGAACATAGGTTCATACGTATAATTTCAACCGATCTGCTGGGAGCTGTAAAAGTTCGACTTAAGGCGATTTTAAGTAtccattaattatttttcccagtgcctcCCATAGAGAAGAAGCTGTCGCATCTTTTTTGATTTCTCAACATTTTCTTGTAGAAAGTGTCGTGGTGggccacagcaacaacaacgaaagTAACAACAATGGCTAAGGCAATGGCAGTACCGCTGAGACCTCAACCGCCGAGTGACGTCAGTGGGGCAAAAGCGACAGCCAAGCCAAAccaaaacaaatcaaactCGAATACAGCAAAAATATGCGCTTAAAAAAACAGAGTCTGAAAAATAACTGCAAAAATGCTCTGCCAATGCCAGCAGAGGTGATCTTCCTCTTCTTCTTGCTCCAGCAGCCAGTTGTGGGTGGCGGGTAAACAAGTTGCTCTCTCGGTCGCCCGCGCTCTGCCGCTCTCCTTTGCTCTCCGGTGACCTGTGGGCAGGGGCGTAGAAAGGGGGATCCATATGGTAAGTTAGCCCCCTGCTCCTCAAATAAACTTCAGTGTCATACATCAAtaagaataatttattttaagtattttaaaggtttttctttttttaagagATTAAACTTCCCCTAAACCCTACTCTAACTGCGGCCCTGCCCCCACCGCTCTCTTTCTCCCACACTCGCCCCGTCTCCCTCGCTGGCCTTAGCTCAGTCCCTAGTTGGCAACTCGTTTGCCTTTTTTTCGCTTTGCGGCCCGAACATCTGTTGCTGTTAACTCTTTCTGCCGCAAATCTGTTGAAACAAAGTCATGTGGAATTTCGGTAATGCCAATCACAGCCATATGCTGCGACAGGCGGGGATTGCAGGCCTATGCGGCCATCTAATGCTGGCCAAAACGCTGGAAAGCCATCGTAAAGTTGGTTAAAGACCTGGTGAGCATGGTTTTCGGGCGTGAAAGATAAGCATTCGATTTAATTGATTCAAATGTCCGAATCATGCGATCGTTTCGATTCCCACTCGAACGTTTCCAAGCTTAATCAGGTTTGGGATTAGACTGCTGTCATATGCATCTCAAGGGGATCCTTTCCCAGGTTTTTGCGTATCTGAAAGATACTTTATAAGCTAGCTTTTGCCTTTCAATATTTATCTGATATATTATTCTAATAAAAGAGCTCGTTAGCTTTGAATACTTATACATTTATAGGTGCGTATGTAGGTTGTCTCACTTCCTGTTAgatcattttgtttttttataacttgTTTGGCAATAAAAATCACAAATTGCTTTTGGATTGCTAGACTATTTATAACCACTTTTCTAAAACAGGTAAATGGGGtacttatattattaaatcgttatataatatattttttttattttaacatccCCCAAAAGAACAGAAAAACACATCACTCGTTTTTATTGACGTTCattgaattttattgaaattttgcGAGTTAATACAAAACCGAAAATCGAAATTATTGCAATTAACATTAAAAACGCCCGCTCACCGTTACAATGCCACTGAAAAACGTTTGTTTAATACTATGGTTAACTGATTTACAATTACTAGAAGAGTGTCTCGGTTCTTGcctacaaaaatgtaaaataatagtcacatttaaaattgcataaattcTAGACAAGTGTAGATGTTATAGTATGTCGTACATAttggttttatttgtttgtttttttttgttttggagAAATTCTCatgcataaaatgtttttgtatttCATAATCATTCttctttttcatattttgttttgtcgtAATAATTTGGAATTATGCattatatgttttaaattttattgcattttatgtaattaa is a window of Drosophila biarmipes strain raj3 chromosome 3R, RU_DBia_V1.1, whole genome shotgun sequence DNA encoding:
- the LOC108024735 gene encoding tensin; this translates as MRSPYEESAAAADHKYQYQYTAANNNNNYYKNYNANGNGQANGNGYISGAGGGTGTANGNGNGNGIPYHARENSLPFSYGIAKTPTPLRKTPTPTRADSFLDFDFGTNTTNTTSATNNNGSSGGDMIKPPARLTSPLLVRKTLGQGGSPTSSTNTNTIANTYHYRSSSAAPTTPTPLRDNFEQLLRERREKVYNEYRSLDRESSSSSGERERARVAPPPPQRQYYPSDSYGSGLRNGSNGNGTLYRKSPSNGQSSKYNYDFEFNLNLDDVKPEPTPYTTRNIQFEDLRLEQDVPDGVVNRRTMERNYHTINSLETTHKRQPLEQLGAVYGQNHLEETLTRTRRDLSASTSTSKSTSPLPLPAIAAAPAPAPASPIYATSTKRVSNPNTNGQPQMTTPSPTSRPETPAFPVTPRTPFGASSSSSSSPSATTQLPPEAIYQTGPRRGVPLAPQPLEVHADSVRFARSSAKFWYKPNLTREDAIALLASAQPGTFLVRDSTTYKDSYGLVVRVAQPPAGSQELVRHFLIEPTKGGVHLKGCDDEPVFTSLSALVFEHSINQLALPCLLRLPDRDIVPPVRATTPAQQHLLAHGAATNVLWLYSCDTESLTGNEAIRKAIRQMYALHPAPQPTEVHFKVSSQGITLTDNTRKKFFRKHYTADVISHCAIDPENRMWTGEGELDKKTIFAFVARRSHSSTDNQCHVFCDLSVSQPAAAIVSFANRTLPTEKLRNYVL